A DNA window from Porphyromonas gingivalis ATCC 33277 contains the following coding sequences:
- the hcp gene encoding hydroxylamine reductase, with product MEKKMFCYQCQETAGNKGCILKGVCGKDFSTANLMDLLVFNLKGIAIIMTSMRHAGVKADYRKADKAIMESLFATITNANFDYSSIAKRVEKTFALKAELYSLALTQGIELPENEAVTMQGKPEEYDRLALSVGILRETDEDVRSLKELTIYGLKGLAAYAEHADRLGYVDEEINAFTERALHDVTMGLLSAEELTALVLETGSFGVKVMALLDKANTETYGNPEITEVNIGVGSRPGILISGHDLKDMEMLLEQTEGTGIDVYTHGEMLPANYYPKFKKYNHFFGNYGNAWWKQREEFETFNGPILFTTNCIVPPKANASYKDRVFTTNATGYPGFKYIESDEHGRKDFSEIIALAKTCQPPTEIESGTIIGGFAHHQVLSIADKVVEAVSSGAIRKFVVMSGCDGRQSGRNYYTEFAEALPSDTVILTSGCAKFRYNKLQLGNIGGIPRVLDAGQCNDSYSLAVIALKLKEVMGLDDINKLPIVYNIAWYEQKAVIVLLALLSLGVKNIHVGPTLPAFLSPNVAKVLIENFGIAGIGTVEEDIRTLIA from the coding sequence ATGGAAAAGAAAATGTTTTGCTATCAATGCCAGGAAACAGCCGGCAATAAGGGATGTATCCTCAAAGGGGTATGCGGTAAGGACTTTAGTACAGCTAATCTGATGGATTTGCTCGTCTTTAACCTCAAAGGTATTGCCATCATAATGACTTCTATGAGGCATGCCGGAGTGAAAGCCGATTACCGAAAGGCTGACAAGGCGATCATGGAATCTCTATTTGCCACGATTACCAATGCCAACTTCGACTACTCTTCCATAGCCAAACGTGTAGAGAAAACGTTCGCACTCAAAGCGGAATTGTACAGTTTGGCTCTTACTCAAGGCATAGAGCTTCCCGAAAATGAAGCGGTGACAATGCAGGGAAAGCCGGAAGAATATGATCGGTTGGCTCTCAGTGTAGGTATTCTAAGAGAGACAGACGAGGATGTACGTTCTCTCAAAGAGCTGACGATCTATGGACTCAAAGGATTGGCAGCCTATGCGGAGCATGCGGATCGACTCGGCTACGTGGATGAAGAGATCAATGCTTTCACCGAACGTGCGCTGCACGATGTAACGATGGGGTTGCTTTCGGCAGAAGAGCTGACAGCTCTTGTACTGGAGACCGGTTCTTTCGGAGTGAAGGTAATGGCTCTGCTCGACAAAGCTAATACCGAGACTTATGGCAATCCGGAAATCACGGAAGTAAATATAGGTGTCGGTTCGCGCCCGGGTATCCTTATCAGCGGTCATGATCTGAAAGATATGGAGATGCTGCTCGAGCAAACCGAAGGAACAGGAATAGATGTGTACACACACGGTGAAATGCTACCGGCCAACTATTATCCCAAATTCAAAAAATACAACCACTTCTTCGGCAATTACGGCAATGCATGGTGGAAACAGCGTGAGGAGTTCGAAACCTTCAACGGCCCTATCCTTTTCACCACAAACTGTATCGTCCCCCCTAAGGCCAATGCTTCCTACAAGGATCGGGTATTTACCACCAACGCTACGGGTTATCCGGGATTCAAGTACATCGAGAGCGATGAGCACGGGCGCAAGGACTTCAGCGAAATCATTGCCTTGGCCAAGACGTGCCAACCTCCCACAGAGATTGAGAGTGGCACTATCATAGGAGGCTTTGCACACCATCAGGTATTGAGCATCGCCGACAAAGTAGTGGAGGCTGTCAGCAGTGGAGCGATCCGCAAGTTTGTAGTGATGAGCGGTTGTGACGGCCGGCAGAGTGGGCGCAATTATTACACGGAGTTTGCCGAAGCTCTTCCTTCCGATACGGTTATCCTTACATCGGGATGCGCCAAGTTCCGATACAACAAATTGCAGCTTGGCAACATTGGGGGCATCCCTCGAGTTCTCGATGCCGGACAGTGTAATGACAGTTATTCGCTGGCGGTAATTGCCCTGAAGCTGAAAGAAGTAATGGGATTGGATGACATCAACAAACTACCGATCGTCTACAACATTGCATGGTACGAACAGAAAGCTGTCATCGTCCTGCTCGCTCTACTCAGCCTCGGTGTCAAGAACATCCATGTAGGCCCTACCCTACCTGCATTCCTATCACCGAATGTAGCGAAAGTGCTGATCGAAAACTTCGGTATAGCCGGTATCGGTACGGTCGAAGAAGATATTCGAACACTGATCGCATAA
- a CDS encoding patatin-like phospholipase family protein, giving the protein MAQSSYQTAPHRIGLALSGGAAKGFAHSGVLHALEDNGIRPDIIAGTSAGALVAALYADGYRPEEIPQLFRGKNFRFLTEWQIPQRGVFSIQRFKSFLRSTLRHKNIEDLPLPIRIVATDLDRGVVKVFSQGPLVETVTASCSIPILFNPVEIDGTTYVDGGLFKDLPASVIREDCRYLIGVHLNPKEPSDYKKSLFGIAERCFGYIFRANSLPDRKLCDLLIESGEIIKFKPFHVEPAEEIAAFGYKMAKQVLKTTSITRDP; this is encoded by the coding sequence ATGGCTCAGTCATCATATCAAACCGCACCGCATCGGATAGGCTTGGCTCTTAGCGGCGGAGCGGCCAAAGGCTTTGCACATTCGGGAGTACTCCATGCTCTTGAGGACAATGGGATTCGTCCCGACATCATAGCAGGTACGAGTGCAGGAGCGTTGGTAGCTGCACTCTATGCCGATGGATACAGGCCCGAAGAGATTCCACAATTATTCCGAGGCAAAAATTTCAGATTCCTGACAGAGTGGCAAATACCACAAAGAGGTGTATTCAGCATCCAACGCTTCAAGAGTTTTCTTCGCTCGACTTTACGCCACAAGAATATCGAAGACCTACCCCTTCCGATCAGAATAGTGGCAACGGACCTTGACCGTGGAGTTGTCAAAGTTTTTTCACAAGGCCCTCTCGTCGAGACTGTCACGGCTTCCTGTAGCATTCCGATCCTATTCAACCCTGTAGAGATAGATGGAACCACCTATGTCGATGGAGGACTGTTCAAAGACCTTCCGGCTTCTGTCATTCGTGAAGACTGCCGTTATCTCATAGGAGTACACCTCAATCCCAAAGAGCCTTCCGACTATAAAAAGAGTCTTTTCGGCATTGCAGAGCGTTGCTTCGGCTACATCTTCCGAGCGAACTCCCTGCCCGATCGCAAGCTGTGCGATTTGCTGATCGAATCAGGAGAAATAATCAAGTTCAAACCATTCCACGTGGAGCCGGCAGAAGAAATTGCCGCTTTCGGATACAAAATGGCCAAACAAGTTCTTAAAACGACCTCGATAACGCGGGATCCATGA
- a CDS encoding glycoside hydrolase family 2 TIM barrel-domain containing protein, whose amino-acid sequence MKISLRILSIFILFSSVCSISWATVLYGNGALYLQSDSLVSGKRPYWEDETVFGENKEDGHATFMPYATTALLQADERYQKPWLTPSQAEFLSLNGLWHFRYSPDARTARTDFVEDLFDVSAWDTITVPSCWQMKGWDTPLYINVNHIFEDNPPFIRIQKTYTSAVDPNPTGSYRRDFILPTGWEKKRVYLHFDGLYSGAYVWINGRYIGYTQGGNNDAEFDISAAVRAGQNNVSIQVVRWTDASYLEGQDMFHMSGLHRDVYLYATPRTSIRDHYITSKLHPESDYTTGEISVAVEMDNRDGSAARKTVGIRLLDPQGKVLWEERKQTRLSVGEQKQSLHFRKADLRNLSLWTAETPTLYTLIITQWDDKEREELAFATKYGFRQPEIRDQSVYLNGRKVLFKGVNTQDTHPLHGRSIDLPTMVKDITMMKQANVNTLRTSHYPRQPKMYALCDYYGLYVMDEADLECHKNWDDHGEKGGITNAESWRAQYVDRTVRMVCRDRNHPSVLFWSLGNESGRGENFRHTYAAVRALDSRIIHYEGATRGGTEYTDLHSVMYPSLAQVQAGSNGRETDGKPYFMCEYAHAMGNGVGNLQDYWDIMEQSSAGIGGCIWDWVDQAIYDPSEIKRGLYRLHTGYDYPGPHQGNFVNNGLVTADRSWTPKLYEVKKVYQYVKFDAYDSKSKLLTLHNAYSFTDLNRFGLRFKLLSDGCVIESGEVDLPKLPAGEKATLRIPVADIPMYSTRDFHINFELFLREATTWADKGYTVASEQFTLAQREGFASLLPERMPTLQVTTEGNHLHIANDRVQLVFDLHTAELICWNYGSHPVIIPRGGPVYDNFRWVENDSPYGSIPPGAPAGPVQPAVPSYEVNADSTRVILAASHRALCPYRLNYYIYGDGTVDIRADFTPEEEQADKLRRLGIKMCLPLQMDRIEYLARGPHENYVDRRQSAFFGLYSDRVSCMVEPYVRPQSTGNRTGLRALTLTDDSGRGIRVEASGQVDFSILPYEDEHLARTRHQWELPTPAHHILRFDYMQRGLGNGSCGPGTAPAYLCPSSGTYSFGLRFRPL is encoded by the coding sequence ATGAAGATAAGTCTGCGAATCCTTTCGATTTTCATACTGTTTTCGTCTGTATGCAGTATCTCATGGGCTACCGTATTATATGGCAACGGAGCTTTATACCTACAGTCCGACAGTCTTGTTTCAGGGAAGAGGCCGTATTGGGAAGATGAAACGGTGTTTGGCGAAAACAAAGAAGACGGCCACGCTACCTTTATGCCCTATGCTACAACAGCATTGTTGCAGGCTGATGAGCGGTATCAGAAACCTTGGCTTACTCCTTCGCAGGCAGAATTTTTATCGCTGAACGGCTTGTGGCATTTTCGTTATTCTCCCGATGCCCGTACTGCCCGTACCGATTTTGTCGAAGATCTGTTCGATGTGTCTGCATGGGATACCATCACAGTACCATCGTGCTGGCAGATGAAAGGTTGGGATACACCTTTATATATCAATGTAAACCACATCTTTGAGGACAATCCTCCATTTATTCGCATTCAGAAGACTTATACCTCGGCAGTGGATCCCAATCCGACAGGCTCTTATCGGCGTGACTTTATCCTTCCGACAGGCTGGGAAAAGAAACGCGTTTATCTGCATTTCGATGGTCTCTATAGTGGGGCTTATGTATGGATAAACGGGCGTTATATCGGCTACACTCAAGGGGGCAATAACGATGCCGAGTTTGATATCAGTGCGGCAGTTCGTGCGGGACAGAACAATGTGAGCATACAAGTAGTCCGCTGGACGGATGCTTCTTATTTGGAGGGACAGGATATGTTCCATATGAGCGGATTGCATCGCGATGTCTATCTGTACGCCACGCCTCGTACTTCCATTCGGGATCATTACATAACGAGCAAGTTGCATCCCGAATCCGACTATACCACAGGGGAAATATCCGTAGCCGTCGAGATGGACAACAGAGACGGTTCGGCTGCACGTAAGACTGTCGGAATACGTCTCTTGGATCCCCAAGGGAAAGTGCTCTGGGAGGAACGGAAGCAAACCCGACTGTCTGTGGGAGAACAGAAACAAAGCCTTCATTTTCGGAAAGCCGATCTTCGCAATCTATCCCTGTGGACAGCCGAGACACCTACTCTTTATACTCTTATTATCACCCAATGGGATGATAAGGAGCGCGAAGAATTGGCTTTTGCCACCAAGTATGGATTCCGTCAGCCGGAAATTCGCGATCAATCGGTGTATCTGAACGGTCGCAAAGTACTGTTCAAAGGAGTCAATACGCAGGATACGCATCCGCTTCATGGCCGCAGCATCGACTTGCCGACAATGGTGAAGGACATAACGATGATGAAGCAGGCCAACGTCAATACTCTTCGAACGAGTCACTATCCACGACAGCCCAAGATGTATGCCCTTTGTGATTACTACGGTCTCTATGTCATGGACGAAGCCGATTTGGAATGTCATAAGAATTGGGATGACCATGGAGAGAAGGGTGGTATCACCAATGCCGAATCATGGCGGGCGCAATACGTGGATCGCACAGTCCGTATGGTCTGTCGCGATCGCAATCATCCCTCCGTTTTGTTTTGGTCGCTCGGCAATGAATCGGGTAGGGGAGAAAACTTCCGACATACCTATGCGGCGGTTCGTGCACTCGATTCGCGCATCATTCACTACGAGGGTGCTACCCGTGGCGGAACGGAATATACCGACCTGCATTCCGTTATGTATCCCTCCCTTGCTCAGGTACAGGCCGGATCCAATGGCCGGGAGACGGACGGAAAGCCCTATTTCATGTGCGAATATGCTCATGCCATGGGCAACGGTGTCGGCAATTTGCAGGATTATTGGGATATAATGGAGCAGAGCAGTGCCGGTATAGGCGGCTGTATATGGGACTGGGTGGATCAGGCCATCTACGATCCTTCCGAAATCAAACGTGGACTCTATCGCCTGCATACCGGATACGACTATCCGGGACCTCATCAGGGAAATTTCGTGAACAACGGACTTGTGACGGCTGACCGGTCATGGACTCCGAAGCTGTACGAAGTGAAGAAAGTGTATCAGTACGTGAAATTCGATGCATACGACAGTAAAAGCAAACTGCTCACTCTGCACAATGCCTACTCCTTTACGGATTTGAATCGATTCGGTCTTCGTTTTAAGCTCCTCTCCGACGGCTGTGTGATCGAAAGCGGAGAAGTGGATCTGCCCAAATTGCCGGCAGGAGAAAAAGCTACATTGAGGATACCCGTCGCCGATATTCCAATGTATTCGACTCGCGACTTCCATATCAATTTCGAACTCTTCCTTCGTGAAGCCACCACTTGGGCCGATAAGGGATACACGGTAGCATCCGAACAGTTTACACTTGCACAAAGAGAGGGTTTTGCTTCCCTCCTGCCTGAGCGGATGCCCACGCTGCAAGTAACGACGGAAGGGAATCATCTTCATATCGCTAACGACAGGGTGCAGCTCGTATTCGATCTCCATACGGCAGAACTTATTTGTTGGAACTATGGCAGCCACCCTGTGATTATCCCGAGGGGAGGCCCTGTCTATGACAATTTCCGTTGGGTAGAGAACGACTCCCCCTACGGAAGTATTCCTCCCGGAGCACCGGCCGGTCCGGTACAGCCTGCTGTTCCTTCCTACGAGGTCAATGCAGATTCCACACGGGTGATCCTCGCGGCGTCGCATCGTGCTCTCTGCCCTTATCGCCTTAACTATTATATATATGGAGACGGTACGGTGGATATTCGCGCAGACTTTACACCCGAGGAAGAGCAGGCGGATAAGTTACGTAGACTTGGGATTAAAATGTGCCTGCCCCTGCAGATGGATCGAATCGAATATCTGGCACGAGGCCCTCATGAGAATTATGTGGATCGTAGGCAGAGTGCTTTCTTCGGACTGTATTCCGACCGTGTGAGCTGTATGGTCGAACCCTATGTACGCCCCCAGAGTACAGGCAATAGAACCGGCCTTAGAGCTCTGACCCTGACGGATGATTCCGGCAGGGGTATCAGGGTGGAAGCTTCGGGACAGGTCGATTTCTCCATTCTTCCCTATGAGGACGAACATCTTGCGCGGACTCGTCATCAATGGGAATTACCCACGCCTGCGCATCATATCTTGCGCTTCGACTATATGCAGCGCGGACTGGGCAATGGAAGTTGCGGGCCCGGTACTGCTCCGGCATACCTTTGCCCCTCATCGGGCACTTATTCCTTCGGACTTCGTTTTCGTCCTCTCTGA
- a CDS encoding alpha-amylase family glycosyl hydrolase, whose amino-acid sequence MKKGEKMIVYSVLPRLFDNRCQTRKPGGDPMENGCGKMESFSPQALEMIRSLGTTHIWYIGMLEQATQTNYSDAGILPCHPEIVKGKAGSPYAVRDYYDVSPELATNIPNRMAEFHDLIERTHRAGMGVIMDFVPNHVAREYRSDVKPSGTKDLGEGDDPLVAFSPNNNFYYLPGKCLELDFGERSRTMMPYHEEPARATGNDRFSSHIDKEDWYETVKLNYGIDYLNGGSKHFDPLPDTWIRMRDILLFWASKGIDGFRCDMAEMVPVKFWEWAIPQIRERHSVLFIAEIYRPELYESYLQAGFDYLYDKAGMYDCLRAVICGYGSASDISRVIRQTERFADNMLYFLENHDEQRIASDFFAEDARKALPAVTIAATIGRNPFMLYFAQELGERGMDAEGFSGKDGRTTIFDYWSLDKMQRRINDGRYDTTMLSEEERLLLQSYTRLLHDVCALPSVIQGSFYDLGYANQNNPYFRPNREFAFLRHTTDEILLVAANFAPHEAEIRVIIPEHAFQTMQIKDNAAFLLTDMLSGENSIGCLTQYAPYPLHLPAYGYALHRFRPL is encoded by the coding sequence ATGAAAAAGGGCGAAAAGATGATTGTCTATTCCGTGCTACCACGTCTCTTTGACAACCGATGCCAAACACGAAAGCCGGGAGGCGACCCGATGGAAAACGGCTGTGGTAAGATGGAGAGCTTCAGTCCGCAAGCACTGGAAATGATTCGGAGCCTCGGCACTACGCATATATGGTATATAGGTATGCTTGAGCAAGCAACTCAAACGAATTATAGCGATGCCGGTATTCTTCCCTGCCATCCCGAAATCGTCAAGGGGAAGGCAGGATCGCCTTACGCTGTCAGAGACTATTATGACGTATCGCCCGAATTGGCTACGAACATTCCCAACCGAATGGCAGAATTCCACGATCTGATCGAGCGCACACATCGTGCAGGCATGGGAGTGATCATGGACTTTGTCCCCAACCATGTAGCGCGTGAATATCGGTCGGACGTCAAACCATCGGGAACAAAAGATCTGGGAGAGGGAGACGATCCGCTTGTAGCATTCTCTCCCAACAACAATTTCTACTACCTGCCCGGAAAATGCCTCGAACTCGATTTTGGTGAGCGGAGCCGTACAATGATGCCTTATCACGAAGAGCCTGCAAGGGCAACGGGCAACGACCGATTTTCCTCTCATATCGATAAGGAAGATTGGTACGAAACGGTGAAATTGAATTACGGCATCGACTACCTGAATGGAGGAAGCAAACACTTCGATCCTCTACCGGACACGTGGATTCGGATGCGAGATATTCTGCTCTTTTGGGCAAGCAAAGGAATCGATGGATTCCGCTGTGACATGGCCGAAATGGTGCCGGTGAAATTCTGGGAATGGGCAATACCGCAAATTCGCGAAAGGCACTCGGTCTTATTCATAGCCGAAATCTATCGGCCCGAGCTGTACGAGAGCTATCTCCAAGCAGGGTTTGACTATCTGTATGACAAGGCGGGCATGTACGACTGTCTCCGAGCAGTTATCTGCGGATACGGCTCCGCTTCGGACATATCACGAGTAATCCGACAAACAGAACGATTTGCCGACAATATGCTCTACTTCCTTGAGAACCACGATGAGCAGCGCATAGCTTCGGATTTCTTTGCCGAAGATGCACGGAAAGCTCTGCCGGCAGTAACGATAGCCGCCACAATAGGACGAAATCCCTTCATGCTTTACTTTGCTCAGGAACTCGGCGAACGCGGAATGGATGCCGAAGGGTTCAGCGGTAAAGACGGTCGTACCACGATATTTGACTATTGGAGTCTGGACAAGATGCAACGCCGCATCAATGACGGACGATACGATACGACGATGTTATCCGAAGAAGAACGCCTCTTACTGCAAAGTTATACCCGTCTCTTACACGATGTTTGCGCCCTGCCATCAGTCATTCAAGGAAGCTTCTACGACCTCGGCTATGCCAATCAGAACAATCCTTACTTCCGACCGAATCGAGAGTTTGCCTTTCTTCGCCATACAACGGACGAAATACTTCTTGTCGCAGCCAATTTTGCCCCACACGAAGCAGAAATCAGGGTGATTATTCCCGAACACGCCTTTCAGACGATGCAGATAAAGGACAATGCAGCTTTCCTGCTGACCGATATGCTCTCCGGAGAAAACAGCATCGGCTGTCTCACCCAATACGCCCCCTACCCGCTACATCTTCCGGCCTACGGCTATGCCCTGCATCGCTTCCGTCCGCTTTAG
- a CDS encoding alkaline phosphatase: MKRIKQTLSTILLFIIVLSPALYAGQPREVKPVRNVILMIPDGTSLSAVSLARWYQRYLNPDRRHLAIDPYICGTVLTYSSDAPIGDSAPTTSCYMTGMPSNTGFVSTYPVSSGDADLIPVDKARAYSPLATFLEAAKIMKGKKTGLVVTCHFPHATPADCSAHSYSRKKYDWIAAQMVHQNLDVVLGGGTHYLHPELQSVLNSRGYGLFLDDLNGMRTYAGDKMWALFGKREMPYDLDRDTTQIPSLEEMTRLAIEKLNRSEEGFFLMVEGSKVDWAAHANDPVGIATEYLAFDRACAVAFDFAHRDGQTAVIIVPDHGNSGVSIGKQSVKDYDKRSAKDLFDQLCRFRLTADGLAERLADTPADKVQGLVSNICGFELDSKELEALYNCPDYNHSPIPKEQRRQTEESLYSGSLSTFIASLYTKHTSIGFTTHGHTAEEVLLAAYHPQDTRPMGMVINYELNDYLCRLFELGGQLPVLTDKIFAPHSEVFQGMSYSIKDGKKEGELPVLEVKKGSHRLLASPFSNTVIFNKKAIDLSSVVVYVDKTKTFYLPRELRSLFGE; this comes from the coding sequence ATGAAACGAATCAAACAAACTCTTAGTACGATTCTTCTTTTTATTATCGTACTCTCTCCGGCTCTATATGCCGGTCAGCCACGGGAGGTCAAGCCAGTTCGGAACGTGATTCTGATGATTCCCGATGGTACCTCTCTTTCGGCTGTTTCTCTGGCTCGCTGGTATCAGCGATACCTGAATCCCGACCGCCGGCATTTGGCTATAGATCCATATATATGTGGTACTGTTCTGACCTATTCGTCCGATGCCCCGATTGGAGACTCTGCTCCTACTACATCGTGCTATATGACAGGTATGCCATCCAATACGGGTTTTGTGTCGACTTATCCTGTCAGTTCGGGTGATGCAGATCTGATTCCGGTGGATAAGGCTCGTGCTTATTCTCCTTTGGCTACTTTTCTGGAGGCGGCTAAAATAATGAAGGGAAAGAAAACGGGTTTGGTCGTGACTTGTCACTTCCCTCATGCCACACCGGCCGATTGCTCGGCACACTCTTATTCTCGTAAGAAATACGATTGGATTGCAGCGCAGATGGTACACCAAAATCTGGATGTTGTACTCGGAGGCGGAACGCACTACCTCCATCCGGAACTGCAATCCGTACTCAATAGCCGTGGCTATGGGCTCTTTCTGGATGACCTGAATGGAATGCGCACTTATGCGGGAGATAAGATGTGGGCTTTGTTCGGCAAACGAGAAATGCCCTATGATTTGGATCGTGATACTACACAAATCCCTTCACTGGAGGAGATGACTCGCTTGGCTATAGAGAAGCTGAATCGTTCTGAGGAAGGCTTTTTCCTTATGGTCGAGGGTAGTAAAGTGGATTGGGCTGCACATGCCAACGATCCTGTGGGGATTGCTACCGAATATCTTGCTTTCGATCGTGCTTGTGCCGTGGCATTCGATTTTGCCCATCGTGACGGACAAACGGCTGTCATCATCGTGCCGGATCATGGCAATAGCGGTGTAAGTATAGGCAAACAAAGTGTGAAAGACTATGATAAGCGTTCTGCAAAAGACCTTTTCGATCAACTCTGTCGCTTCCGCCTGACAGCAGACGGACTTGCAGAGCGTTTGGCTGATACTCCCGCCGACAAGGTTCAGGGTTTGGTAAGCAATATCTGCGGATTCGAATTGGACTCCAAAGAGTTGGAAGCTCTTTATAATTGTCCGGATTATAATCATAGTCCTATCCCCAAAGAGCAGCGCAGGCAGACGGAAGAATCCCTCTACAGCGGTTCGCTCAGTACCTTCATCGCATCGCTTTATACGAAGCACACTTCGATCGGTTTTACGACGCACGGACATACTGCCGAAGAAGTATTGTTGGCGGCCTATCACCCCCAAGATACACGCCCGATGGGAATGGTCATAAACTATGAACTGAATGACTATCTCTGCCGTCTCTTCGAATTAGGAGGCCAATTGCCCGTCCTTACCGACAAGATATTTGCTCCCCATTCGGAAGTATTCCAAGGCATGAGCTACAGTATCAAAGACGGAAAGAAGGAAGGAGAACTGCCTGTCCTTGAAGTGAAAAAAGGTAGCCATCGCTTACTGGCGAGTCCTTTCTCCAATACGGTTATCTTCAATAAGAAAGCGATTGATCTGTCTTCCGTAGTAGTCTATGTAGATAAGACCAAGACTTTCTATTTGCCTCGTGAACTACGTTCTTTATTCGGAGAGTAA
- the radC gene encoding RadC family protein, whose protein sequence is MEKMTIKQLHESDRPREKMIRLGARCLTDAELLAILIGSGNDRQTAIQLAQEILAKMDNSLPRLAKCDIQELTGSFRGMGPAKAVTVMAAMELSRRIPSQEMPRRESITDSRMAYRTISPFLTDLPQEEMWVLLLNQSGKIISMENLSRGGVSETSADVRLIMHKAVSHLASAIILAHNHPSGTVRPSEQDIQLTQRVQKAATLLGFRLNDHLIIGDDGVYFSFADEGLL, encoded by the coding sequence ATGGAGAAAATGACTATCAAGCAGCTGCACGAATCCGATCGCCCCCGTGAGAAAATGATCCGACTCGGTGCTCGCTGCCTGACCGATGCCGAACTGCTGGCCATCCTCATCGGATCGGGTAATGACCGGCAAACAGCCATCCAACTGGCTCAAGAGATTCTGGCCAAGATGGATAACAGCCTGCCGCGTCTGGCCAAATGCGACATACAAGAGCTGACCGGTAGCTTCCGAGGTATGGGACCGGCAAAAGCAGTCACCGTGATGGCAGCAATGGAACTGTCCCGCCGTATCCCTTCGCAAGAGATGCCCCGCAGAGAATCCATTACCGATAGTCGAATGGCCTATCGAACTATAAGCCCATTTCTCACAGACCTGCCGCAGGAAGAAATGTGGGTGTTACTCCTCAACCAAAGCGGAAAGATAATCAGCATGGAGAACCTTAGCCGAGGAGGTGTATCGGAGACTTCGGCCGATGTCCGTCTGATCATGCACAAAGCCGTCTCTCATCTTGCCTCGGCAATCATTCTGGCACACAATCATCCTTCAGGAACGGTACGCCCAAGTGAACAGGATATTCAGCTTACTCAAAGGGTGCAAAAGGCTGCCACATTGCTCGGATTTCGACTGAACGACCATCTGATCATCGGTGACGATGGGGTATATTTCAGTTTCGCTGACGAAGGCCTTCTCTGA